The Bombus fervidus isolate BK054 chromosome 1, iyBomFerv1, whole genome shotgun sequence genome includes a window with the following:
- the LOC139991077 gene encoding trypsin 3A1 gives MSYQFREEVDCSDLKAYGIALDLQSRTMRRVLLLLCTVQYALCFQPRIIGGQDAYITDYPYQVSIHDQQKLLCGGSIISQNWVLTAAHCVSRLGPWELKIRFGSTFYNKGGTEIKQGLQVIRHPKYNSETLDYDVALIKLPQKISTSETTKPITLASYSSTVNAKEKVVVTGWGYVTENGPMSISLKKLTLPVVDQKECKKIYSNANITVTDNMICAGSSKEEDSCQGDSGGPLVYNNVQIGIVSWSLGKCTDPRFPGVYTRVSAVRQWIKEKTQV, from the exons ATGTCTTATCAGTTCCGCGAAGAAGTTGATTGCTCCGATTTAAAAGCATACGGTATAGCGTTGGACCTTCAGTCGAGAACCATGCGGCGGGTGTTGCTGCTGCTCTGCACGGTGCAATACGCGCTCTGTTTCCAACCTCGGATTATAGGGGGACAGGACGCGTACATCACCGACTATCCATATCAG GTATCCATTCACGATCAACAAAAACTGTTATGTGGGGGCTCCATAATCAGCCAAAATTGGGTGTTAACGGCGGCACATTGTGTTTCACG CTTAGGGCCCTGGGAACTTAAAATTCGCTTTGGTAGtactttttacaataagggTGGCACGGAGATCAAGCAGGGGCTTCAGGTAATTCGCCACCCAAAATACAACAGCGAAACGTTGGATTACGATGTTGCTTTGATAAAG TTACCGCAGAAGATATCTACAAGCGAAACCACAAAACCGATCACCCTGGCGTCTTATTCGAGCACGGTAAATGCCAAAGAAAAAGTAGTGGTGACAGGATGGGGATATGTGACG GAGAACGGTCCGATGTCGATCTCGTTGAAAAAGTTAACGTTGCCTGTCGTAGACCAAAAGGAATGCAAAAAGATTTATAGTAACGCAAACATCACGGTGACGGACAACATGATATGCGCGGGCAGTTCGAAGGAAGAAGACTCTTGTCAG GGTGATTCCGGAGGACCGTTAGTGTATAACAATGTCCAAATTGGCATCGTGTCTTGGTCCTTGGGCAAATGCACGGATCCCAGATTTCCCGGAGTGTACACGCGAGTATCTGCTGTGCGACAATGGATAAAGGAGAAAACGCAAGTGTAA
- the LOC139986435 gene encoding trypsin-4 — FIEQYRALISSFSTSRQVETQIQLSILPADESRIVGGQPASIDEHPYQVSLRFNNRHVCGGSIISEQWIVTAAHCVQSPLVRFFSIKAGTSDLTEDNATVVTAEEIITHESYDRSIADYDIALIRLEKRLVYSSRVKPILLAPIADHYTAGSNAMVTGWGVLRNNGPLTTRLRKVQVPLVSSAQCSRLYITRPITRRMICAGYVNSGGKDACQGDSGGPLVQHDKLIGIVSWGFGCARPSYPGVYTRVTVLRSWITEKTGL; from the exons TTCATCGAACAATATCGCGCTTTGATTAGTAGTTTTTCAACGAGCAGACAAGTGGAAACGCAAATTCAACTATCGATTCTTCCAGCTGACGAGAGTCGCATCGTAGGAGGCCAGCCAGCAAGTATCGATGAACATCCGTACCAG GTGTCTCTTCGATTTAACAATCGTCACGTATGCGGTGGCTCTATCATTAGCGAGCAATGGATCGTCACAGCGGCGCACTGTGTCCAGAG CCCCTTGGTTCGTTTCTTCTCGATCAAGGCAGGCACTTCCGACCTTACGGAGGACAACGCCACCGTAGTCACCGCCGAAGAAATTATTACTCACGAGAGCTACGACAGAAGCATCGCGGATTACGATATTGCTCTGATTCGG TTGGAAAAGCGGCTGGTGTACAGTTCGCGGGTAAAACCGATCCTTCTGGCACCAATAGCCGATCATTATACGGCTGGCAGCAATGCGATGGTTACCGGTTGGGGAGTTTTGAGAAACAACGGTCCGCTGACCACACGGTTACGTAAAGTGCAAGTACCACTCGTTTCTAGCGCTCAGTGTTCCCGTTTGTACATAACCAGACCGATCACACGAAGAATGATATGCGCTGGTTACGTGAATTCCGGAGGAAAGGATGCCTGTCAG GGCGACAGTGGCGGGCCATTGGTGCAGCATGACAAACTGATCGGAATCGTATCGTGGGGCTTTGGATGCGCGCGACCATCTTATCCCGGCGTTTACACGCGTGTCACAGTCCTTCGAAGTTGGATCACCGAGAAAACCGGTCTGTGA
- the LOC139991080 gene encoding trypsin-4 yields the protein MVRKILILFCILLANVLASDNIKYANIIEYPYHVSIEMYGKHVCSGALVHESWVITAASCVSRSNPATTTVRVRSSMLFVGGDELEVANIVVHEDFDKYVLFNNIALIKLRIPVQFGEKLLPIGLPEKKDYKLDDGTTCYVTGWRHTLAGPVESRLTVTAVPLVNQSICSSRMPCYEPVFQTMLCAGNMTREVETCQGDPGAPLMEGQTLIGVLSYGLGCKTMIHPGVYTRVSSYLAWISANSGIHYI from the exons ATGGTTAGAAAAATTCTGATCTTATTTTGTATCCTTCTTGCAAATG TTCTTGCGTCCGATAACATCAAGTATGCGAACATCATAGAGTATCCTTATCAT GTGTCCATCGAGATGTATGGGAAACATGTTTGTAGCGGAGCGTTAGTGCACGAATCATGGGTGATAACCGCGGCGTCCTGCGTTTCTCG CTCGAACCCAGCTACGACGACTGTACGAGTACGTTCGTCCATGCTTTTTGTCGGAGGAGATGAATTGGAAGTGGCCAACATCGTCGTACACGAAGATTTTGATAAGTACGTGCTGTTCAATAACATCGCGCTTATCAAG CTGAGAATTCCCGTACAATTCGGCGAGAAATTGTTGCCAATAGGACTTCCGGAAAAGAAAGACTACAAGCTCGATGATGGAACGACGTGTTACGTGACAGGCTGGAGGCACACTCTG GCTGGTCCGGTGGAATCTCGGCTCACGGTGACAGCTGTACCGCTCGTGAATCAGAGTATCTGCAGCTCGAGGATGCCCTGTTACGAGCCAGTGTTCCAGACGATGCTCTGCGCTGGTAACATGACCCGCGAGGTAGAGACGTGTCAG GGTGATCCAGGTGCTCCGCTGATGGAAGGCCAGACGCTGATTGGTGTTCTATCCTACGGATTAGGATGTAAAACTATGATACATCCAGGTGTATACACTCGTGTCAGCAGTTACCTAGCTTGGATCTCGGCAAATTCCGGTATCCACTATATATGA
- the LOC139991087 gene encoding trypsin-1-like, translated as MLRTILLAAFIVGCLGSLLKPLPPFPDSRIVGGSQVDIGQHPHQLSLQTSGHICGGSIISSNWAITAAHCVGSAPSRYTIRVGSSHKDWGTSYGIKNIIRHPKYDSRTIDFDVALLQINGTIEFGTNVQPIEPANTEPWYDKMMNVTGWGTLKEGGSTSAQLMRVSVPIVSKSECADAYRYMNGITDRMICAGYTSGGKDACQGDSGGPLTADGILYGLVSWGYGCAKPKYPGVYTNVANLRSWIKTHSGV; from the exons ATGTTGCGAACTATTTTACTCGCTGCTTTCATCGTCGGCTGCCTTG GCTCTCTGCTGAAGCCGCTCCCTCCGTTTCCGGACTCTCGAATCGTCGGAGGAAGCCAGGTCGACATAGGTCAACATCCGCATCAACTGAGTTTGCAAACTAGCGGACACATTTGCGGTGGCTCGATCATCAGTAGTAATTGGGCCATCACTGCAGCTCATTGCGTGGG ATCAGCTCCGAGCCGATATACTATACGAGTTGGTAGCAGTCACAAGGACTGGGGCACTAGTTATGGAATAAAAAACATCATTCGACACCCTAAGTACGATTCGCGAACCATCGATTTTGATGTCGCCCTTTTGCAG ATTAATGGCACAATCGAGTTTGGTACGAACGTGCAACCTATAGAACCGGCAAACACGGAACCATGGTACGATAAGATGATGAACGTGACTGGATGGGGTACGCTTAAG GAAGGTGGATCGACTTCTGCACAGTTGATGAGAGTATCGGTTCCGATAGTCAGCAAATCAGAGTGTGCAGATGCTTACAGATACATGAACGGGATCACCGATAGAATGATATGCGCCGGTTACACGTCAGGTGGAAAGGATGCCTGCCAAGGTGACTCTGGAGGACCTTTGACGGCTGATGGAATCCTGTATGGGCTCGTGTCCTGGGGCTATGGGTGCGCCAAACCCAAATATCCTGGTGTTTACACGAACGTTGCTAATCTACGGTCCTGGATCAAGACCCACAGTggagtttaa